GGCTTGCAAAAAATTAGGGACATGGCGTTTAGAAGATGCGACTTTATATGTAACATTAGAGCCTTGTCCGATGTGTGCGGGTGGAATTGTTTTATCACGAGTAAAGCGAGTCGTATATGGTGCAGGTGATCCAAAAGGTGGATGTGCAGGGACATTGATGAATCTGTTAACGGATGAACGTTTTAATCATCAATGTGAAGTAGTAGCTGGTGTATTAGAAGAAGAATGCGGTACGCTGTTAACAAACTTTTTTAGAGAACTTCGCAAAAAAAGAAAAGCGATCAAGAAATTAGAGAAAAGCAACGAGAATTAACGTATTTGCATTTTATAAAAAAACAAGTTATACTGATAGTGCCTTTAATGAAGGCAACCGAATATTGGTTTTAACTTTGCCGTGCTAAGCGGGGAGGTAGCGGTGCCCTATACTCGCAATCCGCTCTAGCGAGGCCGAATCCCTTCTCGAGGTTATGTTGCTGTAAGGCCTGCCTTAAGTAAGTGGTGTTGACGTTTGGGTCCTGCGCAACGGGACCCCGTGAACCTTGTCAGGTCCGGAAGGAAGCAGCAATAAGCGGGTCTTCTCGTGTGCCGCAGGAGTGCCTGAACCGAGCTAACTGCTTAAGTAACGCTTATGGTACGTAATCGACAGAAGGTGCACGGCAGTTATATATGTATACAAAACTCACCTTAATACTAAGGTGGGTTTTTTGTATAGAAAATAACTTTTGGAATCTATAAACAGAATGGGTTATAATAAATGAGATAATAACCTTTGAGGGAGGCCGTATTTTCGTGTCATACCAAGCGTTATACCGAACATGGAGACCGCAAAAATTTGAAGATGTAGTCGGTCAAAAGCACGTGACAAAAACGTTGCAAAATGCCCTTCTTCAAGAGAAAGTTTCACATGCATATTTATTTTCTGGCCCAAGGGGAACAGGAAAAACGACAATTGCAAAAGTATTTGCAAAGGCAATCAACTGTGAACATGCCCCGGTAGCTGAACCTTGTAATGAATGTCCCTCTTGTTTGGGAATTACGCAAGGGTCTATTTCAGATGTATTAGAAATTGATGCGGCTTCAAATAACGGTGTAGATGAAATTCGAGATATTAGAGATAAAGTAAAATATGCTCCAAGTGCTGTAGAATATAAAGTATACATTATTGATGAAGTCCACATGCTTTCTATGGGTGCCTTCAATGCGCTTTTAAAAACGTTAGAAGAGCCGCCAGGACATGTTATCTTTATTTTGGCGACAACAGAACCGCATAAGATACCGCCTACAATCATTTCGCGTTGCCAACGTTTCGAATTTCGAAAAATATCAGTAAATGATATTGTTGAGAGATTGTCGACGGTTGTGACTAATGAAGGTACGCAAGTAGAAGATGAGGCGTTACAAATTGTTGCGCGTGCCGCTGAAGGTGGTATGCGTGATGCGCTTAGTCTTATTGATCAGGCGATATCTTATAGTGATGAGAGGGTTACGACAGAAGATGTATTAGCTGTAACGGGTTCTGTTTCTCAGCAATACTTAGGCAACTTAGTAGAGTGTATACGTGAAAATGATGTATCAAGGGCGTTACGTATCATAGATGAGATGATGGGTAAAGGGAAAGATCCAGTTCGTTTTATGGAGGATTTCATTTACTATTATCGTGATATGCTTTTATATCAAACTTCACCACAACTGGAACATATGTTGGAACGAGTAATGGTAGATGAGCAATTCCGTATGTTAAGTGAAGAAATGCAACCGGAAGTAATCTATGAAATCATTCATACTCTTAGTAAGGGACAACAGGAAATGAAGTGGACAAATCATCCGCGAATTTTCTTAGAAGTCGTTATGGTACAACTGTGTCAACAGTTTATGATGCAAGCAAACGGTGCAGATCGTTTACAAGCAATTATGAACAGGATGCAGCAATTGGAGAAAGAGTTAGAACAAGTCAAAAAGAATGGTGTGCCGGTCGGTGTGCAACAGGAAGTTAAAGAGACGCGTGCAGCACCAAAGCCAGTGCGGACAGGGAGTATGAAGATTCCTGTTGGACGTGTAAATGAAGTATTAAAACAAGCAAAGCGTCAAGATTTAGAACAATTAAAAGCTGTGTGGGGTGAGTTACTAGGAAGACTCAAAGCATACAACAAAGTAGCATTTGCCGTTTTATTAGAAAATAGCGAACCAGTAGCAGCTTCGGATGATACTTACGTTTTAGCGTTTCAATATGAGATTCACTGTAAAATGGCAAGCGAAAATCGAGAAGCTATGGATACAGTGGAACAAGCTTTATTTGAATTGCTAAGTAAAAAATTAAATATGATTGCCATTCCAAAAAGTGAATGGGGTAAAATTCGTGAAGATTTTTTAAAACGTGAAGGTGGAAGTTCTGAAGAAAGCCCAGAGAAAAAAGAAGATCCTCTTATAGAAGAGGCCATAAAATTAGTAGGGCAAGAACTCATTGAAATAAAAGAGTAATAATAATTAGGAGGAATTAATTATGATGCGTGGCGGAATGGGAAATATGAATAACATGATGAAACAAATGCAAAAGATGCAAAAGGAAATGGCAAAGGCGCAAGAAGAACTAGGAGAAAAAACAGTTGAAGGTACAGCTGGTGGCGGTATGATCACAGTTATTGCAAATGGTCATAAGCAAATTCTTGAAGTAAAAGTGAAAGAAGAAGTTGTAGATCCAGAAGATATCGAAATGTTACAAGACTTAGTTTTAGCTGCAACGAATGATGCACTTAAAAAAGCTGATGAACTTTCAAACTCTACAATGGGTAAATTTACAAAAGGCTTAAACTTACCGGGTGGAATGTTCTAGGAGGATATTGATATATGCATTATCCAGAACCAATATCAAAACTAATTGATAGTTTTATGAAATTGCCAGGAATCGGACCGAAAACAGCGGTTCGATTGGCATTTTTCGTATTAGATATGAAAGAAGATGATGTGTTAGGTTTTGCAAAAGCACTTGTAAATGCAAAGCGAGACTTAGCGTATTGTTCCGTATGTGGGCATATTACTGACCGTGACCCTTGTTATATTTGTAACGATTCACATCGAGATCAATCAGTGGTTTGTGTCGTACAAGAACCGAAAGATGTAATCGCGATGGAAAAGATGAAAGAGTATCAAGGTGTATATCATGTGTTACGTGGTGCTATCTCTCCAATGGGGGGAATTGGACCAGAAGACATTAATATCCCGCAGCTTTTAAAGCGACTGCACGATGAAACGGTACAAGAAGTAATATTAGCAACAAATCCTAATATTGAAGGGGAAGCTACAGCGATGTATATATCCCGCCTCTTAAAGCCGACAGGTATTAAAGTAACTCGTATTGCACATGGTCTGCCGGTTGGTGGAGATTTAGAATATGCAGATGAAGTGACACTGTCGAAAGCGTTAGAAGGTCGTAGAGAAGTATAAGAGGAGAAACAAAAATGTTCTTTCAAAAAAAGGGTAAATTGCGTAAAGAGTATGATGATAATCTAATTGTACTATTAGAAAAAGTGAAGAATGAATGGTTACGTCAAAAGAGAATGGTTGAACAAAGCGTTGAACCATCTCAAGATGTACTTTGTTCTTTAAAAATAGCAGAGGCGAAATATTTCTTTTTGCTCAAAGAAGCGAAACGTCGTCCTGTAAAGATGGAACAATGGTAAAAGGTTCTGCTGAAGAAGCAGAACCTTTTTGTTTTATTCCTTAAACATGTAGTCATCACTTCGTTTAGAAAAATCGATTAATGGTTTTATGGAGAATGTGTTTCCTAATAAAGGTGAATGAGATGAAACGACTGGATTTATATGATAAATGTTCTTTTTTATCGTCTTGTCCCATACAAATAAATGTGTACAGGTCATTCATAAGGAGGAAAAAATGAATTCTACAATTATTATTGTTGGTATTCTTGCGTTGGTTTTTATTTTCCTTGTTTTTGGTGTTTCTTCTAAGCCGTTACGTTTTATAGGAAAAGCGCTCTTTCATGTTACTTTGGGAGTAGCATTACTTTTTATCGTAAATGTTGTAGGAACATATTTCGATTTTCATATTCCAATAAATTTAGGAACTGCAACAATCACAAGTTTATTAGGTCTACCTGGTGTTGCTGCATTGGTGGTTATTAAGCTTTACATTATGCCAAGATAAATTTATTTTGGCATTTTTTTAAAAAGTGTTGACTAGTGAATGATTAATATGGTAAATTAATAAGCGTCGTCAGGAACGAAAGAAAAAAGTTGTTGACATATTTAACGCAAAATGTTAAATTATAAAAGTCGCTGAAACGCGATGTTGAACTTTGAAAACTAAACGAAACAAACAACGTGAAACGTCAATTTTTATTTTAGATGCTAGACAAACTAACTTTATTGGAGAGTTTGATCCTGGCTCAGGATGAACGCTGGCGGCGTGCCTAATACATGCAAGTCGAGCGAATGGATTAAGAGCTTGCTCTTATGAAGTTAGCGGCGGACGGGTGAGTAACACGTGGGTAACCTGCCCATAAGACTGGGATAACTCCGGGAAACCGGGGCTAATACCGGATAATATTTTGAACCGCATGGTTCGAAATTGAAAGGCGGCTTCGGCTGTCACTTATGGATGGACCCCGCGTCGCATTAGCTAGTTGGTGAGGTAACGGCTCACCAAGGCAACGATGCGTAGCCGACCTGAGAGGGTGATCGGCCACACTGGGACTGAGACACGGCCCAGACTCCTACGGGAGGCAGCAGTAGGGAATCTTCCGCAATGGACGAAAGTCTGACGGAGCAACGCCGCGTGAGTGATGAAGGCTTTCGGGTCGTAAAACTCTGTTGTTAGGGAAGAACAAGTGCTAGTTGAATAAGCTGGCACCTTGACGGTACCTAACCAGAAAGCCACGGCTAACTACGTGCCAGCAGCCGCGGTAATACGTAGGTGGCAAGCGTTATCCGGAATTATTGGGCGTAAAGCGCGCGCAGGTGGTTTCTTAAGTCTGATGTGAAAGCCCACGGCTCAACCGTGGAGGGTCATTGGAAACTGGGAGACTTGAGTGCAGAAGAGGAAAGTGGAATTCCATGTGTAGCGGTGAAATGCGTAGAGATATGGAGGAACACCAGTGGCGAAGGCGACTTTCTGGTCTGTAACTGACACTGAGGCGCGAAAGCGTGGGGAGCAAACAGGATTAGATACCCTGGTAGTCCACGCCGTAAACGATGAGTGCTAAGTGTTAGAGGGTTTCCGCCCTTTAGTGCTGAAGTTAACGCATTAAGCACTCCGCCTGGGGAGTACGGCCGCAAGGCTGAAACTCAAAGGAATTGACGGGGGCCCGCACAAGCGGTGGAGCATGTGGTTTAATTCGAAGCAACGCGAAGAACCTTACCAGGTCTTGACATCCTCTGACAACCCTAGAGATAGGGCTTCTCCTTCGGGAGCAGAGTGACAGGTGGTGCATGGTTGTCGTCAGCTCGTGTCGTGAGATGTTGGGTTAAGTCCCGCAACGAGCGCAACCCTTGATCTTAGTTGCCATCATTTAGTTGGGCACTCTAAGGTGACTGCCGGTGACAAACCGGAGGAAGGTGGGGATGACGTCAAATCATCATGCCCCTTATGACCTGGGCTACACACGTGCTACAATGGACGGTACAAAGAGCTGCAAGACCGCGAGGTGGAGCTAATCTCATAAAACCGTTCTCAGTTCGGATTGTAGGCTGCAACTCGCCTACATGAAGCTGGAATCGCTAGTAATCGCGGATCAGCATGCCGCGGTGAATACGTTCCCGGGCCTTGTACACACCGCCCGTCACACCACGAGAGTTTGTAACACCCGAAGTCGGTGGGGTAACCTTTTGGAGCCAGCCGCCTAAGGTGGGACAGATGATTGGGGTGAAGTCGTAACAAGGTAGCCGTATCGGAAGGTGCGGCTGGATCACCTCCTTTCTATGGAGAATTGATGAACGCTGTTCATCAATATAAGTTTCCGTGTTTCGTTTTGTTCAGTTTTGAGAGAACTATCTCTCATATATAAATGTATGTTCTTTGAAAACTAGATAACAGTGTAGCTCATATTTTTTAATTTGGTTAAGTTAGAAAGGGCGCACGGTGGATGCCTTGACACTAGGAGTCGATGAAGGACGGGACTAACGCCGATATGCTTCGGGGAGCTGTAAGTAAGCTTTGATCCGAAGATTTCCGAATGGGGAAACCCACCATACGTAATGGTATGGTATCCTTATCTGAATACATAGGGTAAGGAAGACAGACCCAGGGAACTGAAACATCTAAGTACCTGGAGGAAGAGAAAGCAAATGCGATTTCCTGAGTAGCGGCGAGCGAAACGGAACATAGCCCAAACCAAGAGGCTTGCCTCTTGGGGTTGTAGGACATTCTATACGGAGTTACAAAGGAACGAGGTAGACGAAGCGACCTGGAAAGGTCCGTCGTAGAGGGTAACAACCCCGTAGTCGAAACTTCGTTCTCTCTTGAATGTATCCTGAGTACGGCGGAACACGTGAAATTCCGTCGGAATCTGGGAGGACCATCTCCCAAGGCTAAATACTCCCTAGTGATCGATAGTGAACCAGTACCGTGAGGGAAAGGTGAAAAGCACCCCGGAAGGGGGAGTGAAAGAGATCCTGAAACCGTGTGCCTACAAATAGTCAGAGCCCGTTAACGGGTGATGGCGTGCCTTTTGTAGAATGAACCGGCGAGTTACGATCCCGTGCGAGGTTAAGCTGAAGAGGCGGAGCCGCAGCGAAAGCGAGTCTGAATAGGGCGTTTAGTACGTGGTCGTAGACCCGAAACCAGGTGATCTACCCATGTCCAGGGTGAAGTTCAGGTAACACTGAATGGAGGCCCGAACCCACGCACGTTGAAAAGTGCGGGGATGAGGTGTGGGTAGCGGAGAAATTCCAATCGAACCTGGAGATAGCTGGTTCTCCCCGAAATAGCTTTAGGGCTAGCCTTAAGTGTAAGAGTCTTGGAGGTAGAGCACTGATTGGACTAGGGGGTCCTCATCGGATTACCGAATTCAGTCAAACTCCGAATGCCAATGACTTATCCTTAGGAGTCAGACTGCGAGTGATAAGATCCGTAGTCAAAAGGGAAACAGCCCAGACCGCCAGCTAAGGTCCCAAAGTGTGTATTAAGTGGAAAAGGATGTGGAGTTGCTTAGACAACTAGGATGTTGGCTTAGAAGCAGCCACCATTTAAAGAGTGCGTAATAGCTCACTAGTCGAGTGACTCTGCGCCGAAAATGTACCGGGGCTAAATACACCACCGAAGCTGCGGATTGATACCAATGGTATCAGTGGTAGGGGAGCGTTCTAAGGACAGTGAAGTCAGACCGGAAGGACTGGTGGAGTGCTTAGAAGTGAGAATGCCGGTATGAGTAGCGAAAGACGGGTGAGAATCCCGTCCACCGAATGCCTAAGGTTTCCTGAGGAAGGCTCGTCCGCTCAGGGTTAGTCAGGACCTAAGCCGAGGCCGACAGGCGTAGGCGATGGACAACAGGTTGATATTCCTGTACCACCTCTTTATCGTTTGAGCAATGGAGGGACGCAGAAGGATAGAAGAAGCGTGCGATTGGTTGTGCACGTCCAAGCAGTTAGGCTGATAAGTAGGCAAATCCGCTTATCGTGAAGGCTGAGCTGTGATGGGGAAGCTCCTTATGGAGCGAAGTCTTTGATTCCCCGCTGCCAAGAAAAGCTTCTAGCGAGATAAAAGGTGCCTGTACCGCAAACCGACACAGGTAGGCGAGGAGGGAATCCTAAGGTGTGCGAGAGAACTCTGGTTAAGGAACTCGGCAAAATGACCCCGTAACTTCGGGAGAAGGGGTGCTTTCTTAACGGAAAGCCGCAGTGAATAGGCCCAAGCGACTGTTTAGCAAAAACACAGCTCTCTGCGAAGCCGTAAGGCGAAGTATAGGGGGTGACACCTGCCCGGTGCTGGAAGGTTAAGGAGAGGGGTTAGCGTAAGCGAAGCTCTGAACTGAAGCCCCAGTAAACGGCGGCCGTAACTATAACGGTCCTAAGGTAGCGAAATTCCTTGTCGGGTAAGTTCCGACCCGCACGAAAGGTGTAACGATTTGGGCACTGTCTCAACCAGAGACTCGGTGAAATTATAGTACCTGTGAAGATGCAGGTTACCCGCGACAGGACGGAAAGACCCCGTGGAGCTTTACTGTAGCCTGATATTGAATTTTGGTACAGTTTGTACAGGATAGGCGGGAGCCTTTGAAACCGGAGCGCTAGCTTCGGTGGAGGCGCTGGTGGGATACCGCCCTGACTGTATTGAAATTCTAACCTACGGGTCTTATCGACCCGGGAGACAGTGTCAGGTGGGCAGTTTGACTGGGGCGGTCGCCTCCTAAAGTGTAACGGAGGCGCCCAAAGGTTCCCTCAGAATGGTTGGAAATCATTCGTAGAGTGCAAAGGCATAAGGGAGCTTGACTGCGAGACCTACAAGTCGAGCAGGGACGAAAGTCGGGCTTAGTGATCCGGTGGTTCCGCATGGAAGGGCCATCGCTCAACGGATAAAAGCTACCCCGGGGATAACAGGCTTATCTCCCCCAAGAGTCCACATCGACGGGGAGGTTTGGCACCTCGATGTCGGCTCATCGCATCCTGGGGCTGTAGTCGGTCCCAAGGGTTGGGCTGTTCGCCCATTAAAGCGGTACGCGAGCTGGGTTCAGAACGTCGTGAGACAGTTCGGTCCCTATCCGTCGTGGGCGTAGGAAATTTGAGAGGAGCTGTCCTTAGTACGAGAGGACCGGGATGGACGCACCGCTGGTGTACCAGTTGTTCTGCCAAGGGCATAGCTGGGTAGCTATGTGCGGAAGGGATAAGTGCTGAAAGCATCTAAGCATGAAGCCCCCCTCAAGATGAGATTTCCCATAGCGTAAGCTAGTAAGATCCCTGAAAGATGATCAGGTTGATAGGTTCGAGGTGGAAGCATGGTGACATGTGGAGCTGACGAATACTAATAGATCGAGGACTTAACCATATAATATGTAGCAATGTTATCTAGTTTTGAAGGAATATGCCTTCATAGTTTGGTGATGATGGCAGAGAGGTCACACCCGTTCCCATACCGAACACGGAAGTTAAGCTCTCTAGCGCCGATGGTAGTTGGGACCTTGTCCCTGTGAGAGTAGGACGTCGCCAAGCAACTAAAAACACAAGTCTTTTGACTTGTGTTTTTTTGTGTTTTCAAACAGTATGCAAAAAGAAGTAATGGTAATACAAACACGTTGCCCAAGGATGAATCATATTATATAAGAGATTGATGTATATTTTTCTGTAAATTGTTAAGGAATAGAAGTATAAAATATGTCCATTTAAATAGGGAGGGAAAGATATGAAATCACAAAACGAAGTTTGTATTGTTTGTGAGACAGAAAGAAAAGAAGGGATATATGTTTATAATAATTTAATATGTTATGAATGTGAAAAGGACATGGTGAATACGGAAACAGATGATCCGAAGTATATATATTATTTAAAACAACTTCGAAAATTAGAAGTATCATATTTTTAAATAGGCATATGCCTATTATTTTTTTGTTCTGTATAATAGATAAAGAATGAAATAATAAGGAAGAGATATAGATGAATCAAAATCGCATACCTTTATATGAAGCATTAATAGAGTTTAAAGAAAGAAGACGGTTATCCTTTCATGTTCCAGGTCATAAAAATGGTTTAAACTTCCCTCAGGAGGTAGTAGAGGAGTTTAAAGATATACTATCTATCGATGTAACTGAGTTGTCAGGATTAGATGATTTACATAGTCCGTTTGAATGTATAGATGAGGCACAACAATTATTAGCTGATGTATATGGAGTGAACAAAAGTTATTTTTTAATTAATGGTTCAACAGTCGGGAATCTAGCAATGATTTTGTCTTGTTGTGGGGAACATGATATTGTTCTTGTACAAAGAAATTGTCATAAATCGATTATTAATGGTTTAAAATTAGCGGGAGCAAATCCTATTTTTTTAGATCCATGGATTGATGAAGCTTATAACGTACCAGTGGGAATTCATGATGAGATTATTAAGGAAGCGATTGAAAAATACCCAAATGCGAAAGCGCTCATTTTAACGCATCCTAATTATTATGGTATGGGGATGGATCTAGAGGCAAGCATTGCTTATGCACATACACATAAAATCCCTGTGCTAGTAGATGAAGCACATGGGGCTCATTTTTGTTTAGGCGGGGCATTTCCACAGTCAGCGTTAGCATATGGTGCAGATATGGTAGTTCATTCTGCGCATAAAACATTACCCGCGATGACGATGGGATCCTATTTACATATAAATAGTCGTTTAGTGAAAGAAGAAAAAGTTTCTACTTATTTAAGTATGCTACAATCTAGTAGTCCATCGTATCCAATTATGGCTTCTCTTGATATTGCACGCTTTACAATAGCACGTATAAAAGAAAAGGGACATGATGAAATTGTCGAGTTTTTACAGGAATTTAAAGAAGAATTGAGTACTATTCCACAAATAGCTATTTTACAATATCCATTACAAGACGGGCTAAAGATTACCGTACAGACGCGTTGTCGGTTATCAGGATACGAATTACAGTCTGTATTTGAAAAGGTCGGTATATATACAGAAATGGCAGATCCATATAATGTCTTATTTATTTTGCCTTTGCAAGTAAATAAGAAATATATGAAGGCTATAGAGATGATCCGAGTAGCATTGCAATACTATGAGGTGAAAGACAAGACGGAATCTATTCGTTATACTTATAAAGGAGAAATTTCTCCCCTGCCGTATACATATAAACAACTGGAAGAATACGAAACAAAAGTAGTACCTATAGAAGAAGCAGTTGGGATGGTAGCAGCGGAAATGGTAATTCCGTATCCACCTGGTATTCCATTGATTATGTATGGAGAAAGAATTACTTCAGGACATAAAGAACAAATTATGTATTTAGAAAAAGCAGGTGCTCGTTTTCAAGGTAGCAGGAAATATATGAAAGTGTATGATATAGAAAGTAGGTTTTAGGATGAAGGGATTATTTGTAACAATTGAAGGTCCAGAAGGTTCGGGTAAAACAACATTAATTCAAAGTTTATTGCCATACTTTGAACAAAAGGAACAAAAGGTAATGGCGACGAGAGAACCGGGTGGTATTGCAATTTCTGAGGATATTAGAACGATTTTACATAAACAAGAATATACGATGATGGAAGCACGTACAGAGGCACTATTATATGCTGCTGCACGTAGACAGCATTTAGTAGAAAAAGTTATGCCGGCGCTTAATGAGGATTACCTTGTATTATGTGATCGTTTTATAGATAGCTCTTTAGCGTATCAAGGATATGCAAGAGGATTAGGTATGGATAAAGTATTTGAAATAAATCGTTTCGCAACAGAGGACTGTATGCCTAGTTTAACAATTTACTTAGATATTGAGCCAGAGGTTGGCTTAGCGCGAATTGCAAAAGATGCAGGACGTGAAGTGAATCGGTTAGATATGGAAGATATCTCTTTCCATAAACGTGTGCGTGAAGGGTATTTACAAGTTGTAGAACGTTTTTCGGATCGTATTGTATTAGTAAATGCTGATCAACCAATGGAAAAACTTATAGAAGAAGTTATTCAGGTTATAGAAGATAAATTGTTATAATAGAAGGAAAGACTGAAATAAGTGAGGTATGCATTATGACGAAGACG
This genomic window from Bacillus anthracis str. Vollum contains:
- the tadA gene encoding tRNA adenosine(34) deaminase TadA, whose protein sequence is MERDQDIYFMQLAIEEAKKAEAIQEVPIGAVIVLNGEVISAAHNLRETEQRSIAHAELLAIDEACKKLGTWRLEDATLYVTLEPCPMCAGGIVLSRVKRVVYGAGDPKGGCAGTLMNLLTDERFNHQCEVVAGVLEEECGTLLTNFFRELRKKRKAIKKLEKSNEN
- the dnaX gene encoding DNA polymerase III subunit gamma/tau; this encodes MSYQALYRTWRPQKFEDVVGQKHVTKTLQNALLQEKVSHAYLFSGPRGTGKTTIAKVFAKAINCEHAPVAEPCNECPSCLGITQGSISDVLEIDAASNNGVDEIRDIRDKVKYAPSAVEYKVYIIDEVHMLSMGAFNALLKTLEEPPGHVIFILATTEPHKIPPTIISRCQRFEFRKISVNDIVERLSTVVTNEGTQVEDEALQIVARAAEGGMRDALSLIDQAISYSDERVTTEDVLAVTGSVSQQYLGNLVECIRENDVSRALRIIDEMMGKGKDPVRFMEDFIYYYRDMLLYQTSPQLEHMLERVMVDEQFRMLSEEMQPEVIYEIIHTLSKGQQEMKWTNHPRIFLEVVMVQLCQQFMMQANGADRLQAIMNRMQQLEKELEQVKKNGVPVGVQQEVKETRAAPKPVRTGSMKIPVGRVNEVLKQAKRQDLEQLKAVWGELLGRLKAYNKVAFAVLLENSEPVAASDDTYVLAFQYEIHCKMASENREAMDTVEQALFELLSKKLNMIAIPKSEWGKIREDFLKREGGSSEESPEKKEDPLIEEAIKLVGQELIEIKE
- a CDS encoding YbaB/EbfC family nucleoid-associated protein codes for the protein MRGGMGNMNNMMKQMQKMQKEMAKAQEELGEKTVEGTAGGGMITVIANGHKQILEVKVKEEVVDPEDIEMLQDLVLAATNDALKKADELSNSTMGKFTKGLNLPGGMF
- the recR gene encoding recombination protein RecR produces the protein MHYPEPISKLIDSFMKLPGIGPKTAVRLAFFVLDMKEDDVLGFAKALVNAKRDLAYCSVCGHITDRDPCYICNDSHRDQSVVCVVQEPKDVIAMEKMKEYQGVYHVLRGAISPMGGIGPEDINIPQLLKRLHDETVQEVILATNPNIEGEATAMYISRLLKPTGIKVTRIAHGLPVGGDLEYADEVTLSKALEGRREV
- a CDS encoding YaaL family protein, with amino-acid sequence MFFQKKGKLRKEYDDNLIVLLEKVKNEWLRQKRMVEQSVEPSQDVLCSLKIAEAKYFFLLKEAKRRPVKMEQW
- a CDS encoding pro-sigmaK processing inhibitor BofA family protein, whose amino-acid sequence is MNSTIIIVGILALVFIFLVFGVSSKPLRFIGKALFHVTLGVALLFIVNVVGTYFDFHIPINLGTATITSLLGLPGVAALVVIKLYIMPR
- a CDS encoding sigma factor G inhibitor Gin → MKSQNEVCIVCETERKEGIYVYNNLICYECEKDMVNTETDDPKYIYYLKQLRKLEVSYF
- a CDS encoding aminotransferase class I/II-fold pyridoxal phosphate-dependent enzyme, yielding MNQNRIPLYEALIEFKERRRLSFHVPGHKNGLNFPQEVVEEFKDILSIDVTELSGLDDLHSPFECIDEAQQLLADVYGVNKSYFLINGSTVGNLAMILSCCGEHDIVLVQRNCHKSIINGLKLAGANPIFLDPWIDEAYNVPVGIHDEIIKEAIEKYPNAKALILTHPNYYGMGMDLEASIAYAHTHKIPVLVDEAHGAHFCLGGAFPQSALAYGADMVVHSAHKTLPAMTMGSYLHINSRLVKEEKVSTYLSMLQSSSPSYPIMASLDIARFTIARIKEKGHDEIVEFLQEFKEELSTIPQIAILQYPLQDGLKITVQTRCRLSGYELQSVFEKVGIYTEMADPYNVLFILPLQVNKKYMKAIEMIRVALQYYEVKDKTESIRYTYKGEISPLPYTYKQLEEYETKVVPIEEAVGMVAAEMVIPYPPGIPLIMYGERITSGHKEQIMYLEKAGARFQGSRKYMKVYDIESRF
- the tmk gene encoding dTMP kinase; its protein translation is MKGLFVTIEGPEGSGKTTLIQSLLPYFEQKEQKVMATREPGGIAISEDIRTILHKQEYTMMEARTEALLYAAARRQHLVEKVMPALNEDYLVLCDRFIDSSLAYQGYARGLGMDKVFEINRFATEDCMPSLTIYLDIEPEVGLARIAKDAGREVNRLDMEDISFHKRVREGYLQVVERFSDRIVLVNADQPMEKLIEEVIQVIEDKLL